CAGGAGCGAGCATAGTACTCGTGTCTCCGGAAGGTCATCATCTGATGACTGCAATTCACTTCAAATTTTATGCAACGAATAATGATGTGGAATATGAAGCATTAATCAATGGTCTGAAGATCACTTTGGAAATGGGAGTGCGGAACATAATTGTAAAAAGAGACTCGGAGTGGGTGGTAAACCAGGTGAATGGGGGATTTCAAGATCGAGGGCCGCGGACGGAATTGTACTTGAGGTGCGCGCAGCGCCTGATTGGAAAGTTTAAAGAGGTTAGGCTAGAATTTGTACCGCGGAAAAAGAACAGCAACGCGGATGCCCTGGCAAAAATGGGATCCCAGCAGGAGGCCGTGTTGTTGGGATCTATACCCTTAGAAATCCAGGAgattcctagtatcccagagGTTGAGGTGATGCAAGTAGATGAGGCTCacaaggaaacatggatgacgcccattctTGCTTATATTCACAAGGGAGCACTTCCTGAGGATAAGTTCAAGGCTAGACGATTCTGCTACCAGGCCGCAAGGTATGTGGTTTATGATGAAGTTTTGTATAAAAGGGGCTTCAATCAACCACTGCTCAGATGTGTCGATGAAGAAGAGGGAAATTACATCTTAAGGGAAGTACATGAGGGAATCTGTGGTAATCACTCGGAGGGTAACTCGTTGGCAATGAAAGTTTTGCGCCAAGGTTATTATTGGCCCACTATGAAGGAGGATGCCGCAAATTTCGTTAGAGCCTACGATCGCTGCCAATGTTTTGCGAATTACTCATCTATGTCAGCGACGCTCTTGACGCCTATGGTGAGCCCATGGCCATTTTCCATATGGGGGATTGATCTTATTGGGGAGTTACCTAAGGCTATAGGAGATGTCAAGTATGCAGTGGTTGCGGTTGATAACTTTACTAAATGGGCAAAAGCTATGCCACTGGCGACTATCACCGCGAAGAAGATTAAATATTTTGTCTTCAATTCTATCGTGTGCAGATTTGGAATTCCTTACAAACTTGTCTCTGACAACGGAAAGCAGTTCGATAGCAAGGAGTTGCGACAGTTGTGTGAGGATCTGAAAATTAAGAAGGAATTTGCagcggtctatcatcctcaaagcaatgggCAAACAGAGGTcgtgaataaaataataaagcatacccttAAGACAAAACTGGAGGAGCGCAAAGGaaattggcctgaagaactcccaAAAGTGATGTGGTCCTACAACACTACTCCGATATCTACTACGGGGGAAACTCCGTTTATGTTAACTTATGGGTATAAAGCTATGGTCCTTGTGGAAGTTGGCTCAGGGTCGCTTCGTAGAGATCATCACACGGAGGAAGATGCAGAAATTAACCAGAGGATTCATTTGGATCTCTTGGAAGAGGCAAGGGAAAATTCCCAGCTAGGCTTGTGGCATATCAACAGTGTGCTGCAAAGTATTACAATAAGAAGGTAAAGGGACAACTGCTGAAGGTAAGAGATCTGGTGCTCAGGAAGGTGATACCAAACATAAAAAATCCCCAATACGGAGTATTttgagctaattgggaaggaccatacaagataaAAGCAATTTTGTGGAAAGGTACTTATCACCTTGAAGATTTGGAAGGAAAGCTGGTTCTACGAGCATGGAACGCGGATAATCTTCAaaagtattatcagtaaggcGTGGCTTTGGCCCCTTACATATCATGTTTACATTATATACTTAGGGTTGTGCCCAAATTATAGGCTAGAAGTAATAAAAatcctcctagcctagggggtagtgcatgtactacaTACCTTGAAACTAGTTGAAGGACCATTTTTCGAATAAATTCCCcatagagcatagtagccatTGGACTGGTGCACTTTTCACACTAGAGCACATTATTAATAAAAACTTTGAAACATTTCCAAATGGTTGTTTGCTTGTAAGTTTGCTTGGTTATACGACGCATCCTCAACACAGGACGCGCCCTGAGAAGTAGTCCTTTATTTATAATTGCAAAAGCACGATTTGTAAAGGAGAAACTAAAGAAAACTCAGGTGAAAATGAAACTAGGACGCGTCTTGGGTCTAAGGACGCGCCTAACCTGTGCATAATATTGGTTGCTGCTCCTTTAATTATAGTATTCCATAACTAAAAATGAGGGCACGTCCTTATTCAAGACGCATCCAAATTGATATGTCAAAGTACTTATCTTCAAAAAGTGAAAGGTTGGTGCGTCAAAGCACTAGGACGCGCCCATATATTGTGCATGGCACAGCAGGGATAGAAAAGAGTATACCATGTTATCATGTTGGGGAAAATATATCATACAGGAAATTTAAAACAACCAAAGTAAAGGGACTAATATACTTTATAGACACGTCCAAATACCTGGACGCGCCCTACGGTCTATGGTGCTGGAATTGAATTAATACATAAGGAAGACGCATTCTAAATCGAGGAAGCGCCCTTGCAGGACATCTTCTTAGCTTGCAATGATAAAGGGGATAACAACAAGATTTGAATATCTAAGGAATAACCAGGCATATAGACGATTTTAAGCAAAAGGCGATGTGTCCTCAGCTCAGGACGCGCCCATATGTATGACTGAACAAGATAATCAAGAAAGTAAAAATACGCATGAAGATAATTAAAGGGGAAAACCCTATGAAAGCACAAACAAAAAAATTCAGAAATAACGAGTCATAAGTTTACAACTTGCAAAGCTGAAAAGGGCCTGCACCTTTGAGATAGTTCAAATAAGAAAGTTCATAAATAGATAGCAGATGCGTCCTAGGCAGGGGGACCATCCTGTGGTTTAGCTTGATCTGTTGGAGGAGAAGGTTGAGGTGGAGCTTGGTGTGGAGAAGGGGCAGGAGATGCGTCCTCCTCTTCCAAGCCAAGGATGATCCTCTTGCTTTTGATGGAATCCGCAGATTTGACTTTGAAGTCATTTACCCATTCCTGGGTGTTTTCATCAAATTTGGAGAAAGGATATTCTGGGTCATTTGCTATAAACCCAGAACACCATTCCTCGAACCCAACTGCAAAACCATTTTGGTATACCAACTTCTTCTCTTCCTTCCATCCATGCAACCTGTCATCATTTAGAGTATCCAGCTCCAGTTGCATGGTGGAATTCAAAGTTACAACACTCTCCATAGACTTCTCCACAAAGACAACAGTACCTTCAAGCTTCGCTTTTTCACCCTCAGGACGCGTCCTATCTTCTTGTAGTCGCTTGATCTCAGCATCTTTCACTTGGGTGAGCAAAGTAATGCTCTTTTCCAAAGATCTGATTTTGTCTTCAGCCTGGCTTTTAGCAGTGTCAGTAACAGCAAGACGCGCTCTGAGTCTAACAGCCATGTTGGCACTCTGCCTTGCATGTAAATGGAGCTCAGCTGCTGCTCTCACCATGGCTTCTTCGGTCTTCTGCTCTATTCTGAATGCCCAGCCCCTTACCTCCTCTTCAGTAAAGGTCCCAGATGAGGACGCACCCAGATATTTGAGGACGAAAGATTGATCGTCAGGGATTGTCTTTTAGCAGTTGGGGGGCGCGTCCTCCTTGTCAGAGATGTTCAACAAATTAGTCTCAATGATCTTGGGTGGAGGGGAAGGAGTCACAGCAGGCAAAAGATCTTTGACTTTTGGATCTGGCTTAACAAAAGCCTGCTTCCTGGCTCTCAATTTCTTAGAGGCTCCAGTAGTAAATCCTTTTGGAAGAGAAGTCATGTCTGAAAAAAGACATGTAGAGTATTAGCTCTAGACGCGCCCAGAAATGTGGACGCGTCCTGTAGTAAATAGATTTATGATGAAATGAAAGATGACATACATGCATACTTCTAATTAGAAAACATAAGTAAGATGCATTGGCTTCATGTGCACATCAAAAACTATTTATATCACAAGGATGATGCGCCCTGATAAAATGACGCGCCAATATAAAATACATGGATTATGAAGGTTTCAACCAAGTGTTCGTTATGTATTTAAGAATGCATGGGTGATACGTTACGAGTTGTATCATGTGTAGGGAGAATGACAAGTACTATAGCTTCGGTTAAAAAATGGAGCTTAAGACGCGTCCTGAGGGAACATTAGAGGGCGTGTCCTGATAATTAAGACGCGTCCAATGGACTTTGGGaaacataaaaaaaatcagaaaatagaaAGAACTTTGATGCGTCCTATATCACCTTATTTTAAGTCTACTTGTCTCCTAATGTCCAGCTGGACTAGTTCTGTGGCATTGAGTCCTCTAGCTTTTTCAGAAGCTGTGAAAACGGGTTTTCCATTGTAAAACTCACGGAACTTACAAATGGATCCAACCCTTGCAGACAAGGCTCCAATATTTTTCAAATTAGCTTCTGTAATCATTTCTTTGAGATTGAAGTGTTTTTCAGCGTATTTTAGTACTTTTTCTGCTCTCTTTTTCCTCTTTCCTGTGAGTTCTTTCTGTGTTCTTTTATCTAAGGGAGAAGAGTGAGAGTTGTTAGAAGGCTTATAAAAATTTGATAATGAAGTAAACGCGTCATGTATACCTAGACGCGTCCTTAAGTGCAATACTTACTTGGGTTCAGGTTGAAGCGTACACGGTCTCTCTTAACGTCATAAACGTAAAAAAATGGTTCCTTCCAATTCCTCTCATGGCTCACCTTGCCTTCGTTGAAGCCCTTGTTATTTAGCCACTTGTTGACAACCAAGAAGTGATATCCTGGGATAGATTTCCTGATGCTGAAGAAGTAGCTAAATTCTTTCATAGAGGGCGCACCCAACTCCAAGTTGTGATACATGATGTACAAGGCCCAAGCCAGTTTGTATGAGTTGGGAGAGAGTTGGACAGGGGCTACATCGTACCATTTTAAGATTTTTTTGATGTATGGGTGCAAGAGCGCGCCCACATCCAAGGAAATAAGTTTAGGGGTGATCACCATCCTGGGAATCCTCAGATTCTCCATGGTAAAGAGATGAGGCCTCATCTTGCGCAGAGGATGCACCCAGATTCCCTCCATGTCATAGTACTTCATATTCCAGGCAATCTCCAATTTCATGGCTGTAGAATTCATGCCAACACAAGCCAACTTATTCTCTCTCTTTCTCCAGATGTTCTTTTCTGTTTCAGGAAGATCCTCGAGCTCCTTCCAGTCAAAATCAAGTTCTACATCTTCTGGTTTCCAGTGTTCAAGTGGGGTGTCAGATTTTTGAGGGGAAATGGGATACTTTTCGGGATCAGGAGCTCTTTGTCCAAATTCACTCTCACTATGAGGAGAGGACGCACCCGGAGCAGGTGACGCATCCTGAGAAGGAGGCGCGTCCTCCTCAGAAACAATCACACGAGAAGGCGGTTGACTAGTTGTGGGGATAATCTCATCGTCGGACCAATCTTCGATGGCTGACCTAGTATTGAGAATTGGAGTTCTTTTAcattttaattttctttttctcATCCCGGAACTTATAGGGACGTGATCCATGGAGTCAGAACTAGAATCTACCATGATCGAAGATTTTGATTTGAGAAATTCAAAGACGCGCACTTCCGCCTAAAGAAAGGGAGTAGTCCTATGAGATTCAGAAGGCTTAGGAAGGAAAGAAATTGGAGGAGGTGAGTAGATCCCTATAAGCTTGTTGAGAGCCTTAAAAGGATGAAAAGGGGAAgaagacgcgtcctccagctgaAACAAGAAGGAAGAAAATTTTGAGGACGCTTCCATGtcttaaagaaaagaaataagataataaaaaagAAAGGTGCAAAGATAGGTTTTATGCTAGGACGCACCCTAGTTTGATAGCGCGTCTACTCTACTTTTGTTGGGGCCAGTTAAACTACGATGAGTAAATCATGCGACCAACAACGTGACGCGCCTCACTTGATAGACGTAGTGGGAATATAGTAGAATCTCAATCAACTATGTATAATTTGGGGAGATTCAGTAAAACCTTAGGAACATTTAATCAGGAATCAAAGAAGCAAATTattatatacatacacatatatatacacaaagGAAGTGGAGAACAGTTCATGGAGAGGGAGAAGCATACGGACAGTCTATTGATTACTACGGCCAGTTTAGTCAATGAAATGAAGAAATAAAAGAGGATTTATGTACCTTGTGAGTTGCGGAATTGAATGATTGAAAGAAATCAAACAATGGACGGTTGAATCGTCGGAGTATTGGACCTGAAGCTTTGAAGCGACGACATCGGCGGTTTTTGAGCGATAAAAAAGGAAAGTGACAATGATGTATAATTTTAGGGTATTTATAGAGAAAGGGGGTGATGACATGTGCAACAGCTGTCATACAACGGTCGATTTTAAGAGTACAAAGCTTTGACGCGTCCAGTGGCCATGACGCTTCCAGATGAGAGGGCCAATCCAAAATTTTGCTTGTggttttaaataaaaaatttattttaatttttaaactgcaaatggaatttgggggtagttgttatatcCAAATTTTGGTATTAGGAACAACTCGGGTCAAACGCGGGCTGATTACAGTCAAACTCGGTATTGCATTGCAAAAGGTTAGGACGCGCCTAGGCTAACAAGACGCACCCACCTTTGTGGGAGCGTTTTATGAAGGATGGTCTTATGATAAGAAAGTTTGGAAGCACATGACCAGGGCAGAACGCACCCAGGGGTATGGTGGGAGTATACTGAAAAGTGGTTCCTTGGCAAAGAAGCTTGAAAGTGTACACTCAGGAGGACAGGACGCGTCCTGTATTTGTGGAGTGTCATAAGAGGTAGTTGTTGGAGAACAACGCAAGTTTCATGAAGGACATGACGCACCCAGTGTCCTAGGATGCGCCCTATATGTGGGGAATGCATTCTTAATGGTGAGCTCAGGACAAGGCACACATGGAAAGAAGCAATGGAGGATTATTTCCACTAACATATTTATTTTTACGTTAaaataagtaaaatgacttatatttatttttaattttagaaaaattacaaattactaacacgaattgacttatattctctgtaaactttatttatttataaatcatattaaaaatttattaagttacgtaaattaagtaaaataacatacatttacttttattttgaaaaactactaactacAAGGTAAACTATTAACGAACTTCTATTCTCCGTAAACTTTATTTTCTatagtattattttaaaaataattaagtaatagcaaaGGAATTTAGTAAAATTTATTAACTTATAAACtaataattattgatttaacgatcGTATTTGTTACTGTCCATCATAACGTTTATatactttaaattaaaaaatattttttaagagtAACAAATTTATGGCatgtatttagattatatttattaatcttaaattaagtttaataacatctatttacttttaatttgtaaattaattttatcgataattaagtaatattaaataaactatattgaaaaggctaattataagataattatcaaattatattaattaatattaaattatctaaaaaaCATATATTAGGTTCATAAGATTgagatacaattcgtttcacaaaaataaaactaatatgttagatttttttatatcaagtaaaacaatgcaaaactagaattatagtaaaaaaattcataactgattcgattctttttaactacataattattttttacaagtaccaatttaatatttgatattaatatattaattttaattcgtgtttcacacggattatgaataattctctacaaatattaattcaatATTTTTAGTCTCGGCCCCGTATTTCGCACGGgttatcaactatctatactaataagCGAAACTATGTTTAGATCCCAAATCTTGGTACTCATTAGAAAATTATAcagttattttttaaaattttatgtaataaaatcttAACATCTCAACGAACAAAAATTAATTTTTACactctgtaaattttattttccttaAATTTTTATGTGTTGCTGAACATCTAAGCGTcggtttactttaaaataatcgtattagtaagttaacatgttagatttatataaataataattaggcGCATGCATGATTAGAACtatatgataaaaatttagagttacacttaattttgatttattttaactatatattttaaaagtattttctATATTATATTTAAATCTGTATTTTGCACAAATTATAAGTTTCAGTTTTATACAAATAATAATGTGATATTGTTATTTTTAATTTAGGACCGTATTTCGCACGGCTTACCAACTACTATTAATAAAGTATATTAAAAATATATCCGATTTTCTTCGCTTAAACG
The sequence above is drawn from the Apium graveolens cultivar Ventura chromosome 2, ASM990537v1, whole genome shotgun sequence genome and encodes:
- the LOC141700333 gene encoding uncharacterized protein LOC141700333; the protein is MEKLVYALILALRKLRPYFQAHRIEFRSSYPLRQVLHNPELSGSMLKWVLELGQFDLEYMPRTAIKGHALADFLLEFDSTVDDKALAVLYLPHTEEFLEEFPHPWWTLHVDGAVNNEGAGASIVLVSPEGHHLMTAIHFKFYATNNDVEYEALINGLKITLEMGVRNIIVKRDSEWVVNQVNGGFQDRGPRTELYLRCAQRLIGKFKEVRLEFVPRKKNSNADALAKMGSQQEAVLLGSIPLEIQEIPSIPEVEVMQVDEAHKETWMTPILAYIHKGALPEDKFKARRFCYQAARYVVYDEVLYKRGFNQPLLRCVDEEEGNYILREVHEGICGNHSEGNSLAMKVLRQGYYWPTMKEDAANFVRAYDRCQCFANYSSMSATLLTPMVSPWPFSIWGIDLIGELPKAIGDVKYAVVAVDNFTKWAKAMPLATITAKKIKYFVFNSIVCRFGIPYKLVSDNGKQFDSKELRQLCEDLKIKKEFAAVYHPQSNGQTEVVNKIIKHTLKTKLEERKGNWPEELPKVMWSYNTTPISTTGETPFMLTYGYKAMVLVEVGSGSLRRDHHTEEDAEINQRIHLDLLEEARENSQLGLWHINSVLQSITIRR